From the Rhodothalassiaceae bacterium genome, one window contains:
- a CDS encoding HPr kinase translates to MRPGSGERIHASAVAFARQAVMLTGPSGCGKSRLALALIADGAMLVGDDQLEATVAQGRIWLSPPARLQGLIEVAGIGIHELPWLRRAPLRLVVRLSGPGEEPGERLPEPDAWRLGEVAVPAVRLCADDPAAAAKVRAAFLASPGVAP, encoded by the coding sequence ATGCGGCCCGGTTCCGGTGAGCGCATCCATGCCAGCGCCGTCGCCTTCGCCCGTCAGGCGGTGATGCTGACGGGTCCCTCGGGGTGCGGGAAGTCGCGGCTTGCGCTCGCGCTGATCGCGGACGGCGCGATGCTGGTCGGCGATGATCAACTCGAGGCGACGGTCGCGCAGGGCCGCATCTGGCTGTCGCCGCCGGCGCGCCTTCAGGGGCTGATCGAGGTCGCAGGCATCGGCATCCACGAGCTGCCGTGGCTGAGACGCGCGCCGCTGCGTCTCGTCGTGCGGCTGTCCGGCCCCGGCGAGGAGCCCGGGGAACGGCTCCCGGAGCCGGATGCATGGCGCCTCGGCGAGGTTGCGGTGCCGGCGGTGCGCCTTTGCGCCGACGACCCGGCCGCCGCGGCGAAGGTGCGCGCCGCCTTCCTCGCCAGTCCGGGGGTTGCGCCATGA
- the pckA gene encoding phosphoenolpyruvate carboxykinase [ATP]: protein MSDDTFSLAGGRIAARRVLRNLGRAQLYEEAIRRGEGLLSREGALIVETGRHTGRAAKDKFIVRDAETDSQVWWGAINQPMAGEHFARLLEDVIRHYAEREIFLEELVAGADPDYRIAVDVVTERAWHALFARTMLIVPADPARRPATRFLVLHAPSFAADPARHGCRSETVIAIDFTRRIVIIAGTAYAGEIKKSVFTILNYLLPPRGVMPMHCSANVGEAGDVAIFFGLSGTGKTTLSADPRRRLIGDDEHGWSDNGVFNFEGGCYAKMIRLSAEAEPDIYAAVHRFGAVLENVVYDPVRRTLDFDDASLTENTRGAYPLEFIANHVPENRAGHPRNIVMLTADAFGVLPPIARLTPEQAMYHFISGYTAKVAGTEMGVSEPQATFSACFGAPFMPRHPGVYGNLLRRRIAERGVNCWLVNTGWTGGPYGVGHRMPIRATRALLDAALSGALDDVPTRIDPNFGIAVPIAVPGVDGRLLDPRGTWPDAAAYDAKAAELVRLFNDNFAQFADAVDEKIRAAAPAPAGA, encoded by the coding sequence ATGAGCGACGACACTTTTTCGTTGGCCGGCGGCCGCATCGCGGCGCGGCGGGTGCTGCGCAACCTCGGGCGCGCCCAGCTCTACGAGGAGGCGATCCGCCGCGGCGAGGGGTTGCTGTCGCGCGAGGGCGCGCTCATCGTCGAGACGGGCCGCCACACGGGCCGGGCGGCGAAGGACAAGTTCATCGTCCGCGACGCCGAAACCGACTCCCAGGTCTGGTGGGGCGCGATCAACCAGCCGATGGCCGGCGAGCATTTCGCAAGGCTGCTCGAGGACGTGATCCGCCACTATGCCGAACGCGAGATCTTTCTCGAGGAGCTGGTGGCCGGCGCGGATCCGGACTACCGGATCGCCGTCGACGTGGTGACCGAGCGGGCCTGGCACGCGCTGTTCGCGCGCACGATGCTGATCGTGCCGGCCGATCCGGCGCGCCGTCCCGCGACGCGGTTCCTGGTCCTGCATGCGCCCTCCTTCGCGGCCGATCCGGCCCGCCACGGCTGCCGGTCGGAGACGGTGATCGCGATCGATTTCACGCGCCGGATCGTCATCATCGCCGGCACGGCCTATGCCGGCGAGATCAAGAAATCGGTCTTCACCATCCTGAACTATCTCCTGCCGCCCCGGGGCGTGATGCCGATGCACTGCTCGGCGAACGTCGGCGAGGCGGGCGATGTCGCGATCTTCTTCGGCCTGTCGGGCACCGGCAAGACGACGCTGTCCGCCGACCCGCGCCGGCGGCTCATCGGCGATGACGAGCACGGCTGGTCCGACAACGGCGTCTTCAACTTCGAGGGCGGCTGCTATGCGAAGATGATCCGCCTGTCGGCGGAGGCCGAGCCCGACATCTACGCCGCGGTCCACCGCTTCGGCGCGGTGCTGGAGAACGTCGTATACGATCCCGTGCGCCGGACCCTCGATTTCGACGACGCCTCGCTCACCGAGAACACCCGCGGCGCCTATCCGCTGGAGTTCATCGCCAACCACGTGCCCGAGAACCGGGCGGGACACCCGCGCAACATCGTGATGCTGACGGCGGACGCCTTCGGCGTGCTGCCCCCGATTGCGCGGCTGACACCCGAGCAGGCGATGTATCACTTCATCTCGGGGTACACCGCCAAGGTCGCCGGCACCGAGATGGGGGTGAGCGAGCCGCAGGCCACCTTCTCGGCCTGCTTCGGCGCCCCCTTCATGCCGCGGCATCCGGGCGTCTACGGGAACCTCCTGCGCCGCCGGATCGCGGAGCGCGGCGTCAACTGCTGGCTTGTCAACACCGGCTGGACGGGCGGGCCCTATGGCGTCGGCCACCGGATGCCGATCAGGGCGACGCGTGCGCTGCTCGATGCCGCACTCTCCGGGGCGCTGGATGACGTGCCCACGCGCATCGATCCCAACTTCGGCATCGCCGTGCCGATCGCCGTGCCGGGGGTGGACGGCCGCCTCCTGGATCCGCGCGGCACATGGCCGGATGCCGCGGCCTATGACGCCAAGGCGGCGGAGCTGGTGCGCCTGTTCAACGACAACTTCGCCCAGTTCGCGGATGCCGTGGACGAGAAGATCCGGGCCGCCGCGCCGGCTCCGGCGGGAGCCTGA
- a CDS encoding histidine kinase: MARHPPLLLSPLLWRVLAVNLVSLIILAGGVLYLSDFRRRLVDDRLMELAEQARALAGAIGESAVVADGDADRLDAGAAERLVIRLVDPKRARARIFDAEGRLVLDSRQLGGGRVEAEELPPLEEERPRLVVWLNALEDRLAGPRDDRDLPVYEERGGTRAGAFPEVLSALVGESDRRLRRLPEGGLMLSAAEPIQRFRRVLGAVLLTADSRALDRLLDAERRKILKVVALSFAVTLALSLYLALGILRPIRRLSQAAERIRFGASKAEAIPRNRRRRDEIGVLSRTLAEMTEALYHQLDRVERFAADVAHELKNPLSSLRSASEALAKARDAATRRRLMAIIAEDVRRIDRLIRDISEASRLDAELTRSRQEILDLGALLAELVSHYRDPLVHGERLAARGIGIVLEGAEARGLKLRGVAGRLMQVFANLIDNAVSFSPEGGTVRIRLARDGARIRVTVDDDGPGLPAGAEEKIFERFYSERPEGEAFGIHSGLGLAIARQIVEAHGGRITAANRTDDEGRVLGARFEVELPAADG; encoded by the coding sequence ATGGCCCGCCATCCCCCGCTGCTGCTCTCGCCGCTGCTCTGGCGCGTGCTCGCGGTCAATCTCGTCAGCCTCATCATCCTCGCCGGCGGCGTGCTGTATCTGAGCGACTTCCGCCGCCGGCTCGTCGACGACCGGCTGATGGAGCTGGCCGAGCAGGCGCGCGCGCTCGCCGGCGCGATCGGGGAGTCGGCGGTGGTCGCCGACGGCGACGCGGACCGTCTCGATGCCGGGGCCGCGGAGCGGCTCGTGATCCGCCTCGTCGATCCGAAGCGCGCGCGCGCGCGGATCTTCGACGCCGAGGGCCGGCTCGTGCTGGACAGCCGCCAGCTCGGCGGCGGGCGGGTGGAGGCCGAGGAGCTTCCCCCCTTGGAGGAGGAGCGCCCGCGGCTCGTCGTCTGGCTCAACGCGCTCGAGGACAGGCTCGCGGGCCCGCGCGACGACCGGGATCTGCCCGTCTACGAGGAACGCGGCGGCACGCGTGCCGGCGCCTTTCCCGAGGTGCTCTCGGCCCTCGTCGGCGAGAGCGACCGGCGGCTCCGGCGGCTGCCGGAGGGCGGACTGATGCTGTCGGCGGCCGAGCCCATCCAGCGCTTCCGCCGGGTGCTGGGCGCGGTGCTGCTGACCGCCGACAGCCGCGCCCTCGACCGCCTGCTCGATGCCGAGCGGCGCAAGATCCTCAAGGTGGTGGCGCTCTCGTTCGCGGTGACGCTGGCGCTTTCGCTCTATCTCGCGCTCGGGATCCTGCGGCCCATCCGGCGGCTGTCGCAGGCGGCCGAGCGCATCCGTTTCGGCGCCTCCAAGGCCGAGGCCATTCCCCGCAACCGGCGCCGGCGCGACGAGATCGGCGTGCTCTCGCGCACGCTGGCGGAGATGACGGAGGCGCTCTACCATCAGCTCGACCGCGTCGAGCGCTTCGCCGCGGATGTCGCCCACGAGCTCAAGAACCCGCTGTCCTCGCTGCGCTCGGCGAGCGAGGCGCTGGCGAAGGCGCGCGATGCCGCCACCCGCCGGCGGCTGATGGCCATCATCGCAGAGGACGTGCGCCGGATCGACCGGCTCATCCGCGACATCTCCGAGGCCTCGCGGCTCGATGCCGAGCTCACCCGCAGCCGCCAGGAGATCCTCGACCTGGGCGCCCTGCTCGCCGAGCTCGTCTCGCACTACCGCGACCCCCTCGTCCACGGCGAGCGGCTGGCCGCGCGCGGGATCGGCATCGTGCTGGAAGGCGCCGAGGCCAGAGGGCTCAAGCTGCGCGGCGTGGCCGGCCGGCTCATGCAGGTCTTCGCCAATCTGATCGACAATGCGGTCTCCTTTTCGCCCGAAGGCGGCACGGTGCGGATCAGGCTCGCGCGCGACGGCGCCCGGATCCGGGTGACGGTGGACGATGACGGCCCGGGCCTGCCGGCGGGCGCGGAGGAGAAGATCTTCGAGCGCTTCTATTCGGAGCGGCCCGAGGGCGAGGCCTTCGGCATCCATTCGGGCCTCGGGCTTGCGATCGCGCGCCAGATCGTCGAGGCCCATGGCGGGCGGATCACCGCCGCCAACCGCACGGACGACGAGGGCCGCGTGCTGGGGGCGCGATTCGAGGTGGAACTGCCCGCGGCCGATGGATAG
- a CDS encoding DNA-binding response regulator, with amino-acid sequence MAETKETLLPAEETTEDPVAGREIALVDDDRNILTSLTVALEAEGFVVRCYSDGERALEALLRKPADLAVLDIKMPRLDGMEVLRRLRETSDMPVIFLTSKDDELDELLGLKMGADDYVSKPFSQRLLIERIKTVLRRCHAARRFAERSAGPGEDGGESTLLVRGRLKLDPARHFVSWDDREIRLTVTEFLILLALAQRPGHVKSRDQLMDAAYSDDVYVDDRTIDSHIKRLRKKFRAVDPDFKAIETLYGVGYRFRAEPPAGEG; translated from the coding sequence ATGGCCGAGACGAAGGAGACGCTGCTGCCGGCCGAGGAGACCACGGAGGATCCCGTCGCGGGCCGGGAGATCGCGCTCGTCGACGACGACCGCAACATCCTCACCTCGCTCACCGTCGCGCTGGAGGCGGAGGGCTTCGTCGTGCGCTGCTACAGCGACGGCGAGCGGGCGCTCGAGGCCCTGCTGCGCAAGCCGGCGGATCTCGCGGTCCTCGACATCAAGATGCCGCGGCTCGACGGCATGGAGGTCCTGCGCCGCCTGCGCGAGACGAGCGACATGCCGGTCATCTTCCTCACCTCCAAGGACGACGAGCTCGACGAGCTGCTGGGGCTGAAAATGGGCGCGGACGACTACGTGTCCAAACCCTTCTCCCAGCGCCTGCTCATCGAGCGGATCAAGACGGTGCTGCGGCGCTGTCACGCCGCCCGCCGCTTCGCCGAGCGGTCGGCGGGGCCCGGCGAGGACGGCGGGGAGAGCACGCTTCTCGTGCGCGGGCGGCTGAAGCTCGATCCGGCGCGGCACTTCGTGTCCTGGGACGACCGGGAGATCCGTCTCACGGTCACCGAATTCCTCATCCTGCTGGCGCTCGCCCAGCGCCCCGGCCATGTGAAGAGCCGCGACCAGCTCATGGATGCGGCCTATTCCGACGACGTCTATGTCGACGACCGCACCATCGACAGCCACATCAAGCGCCTGCGCAAGAAGTTCCGGGCGGTGGATCCCGACTTCAAGGCGATCGAGACGCTCTACGGCGTGGGCTACCGCTTCCGCGCCGAGCCGCCCGCAGGCGAGGGCTGA